The following are encoded in a window of Callithrix jacchus isolate 240 chromosome 9, calJac240_pri, whole genome shotgun sequence genomic DNA:
- the KRT76 gene encoding keratin, type II cytoskeletal 2 oral, with amino-acid sequence MNRQVCKKSFSGESQGFSGRSAVVSSSSRMSCVARSGGAGGGACGFRSGAGGFGSRSLYNLGGNKSISISVAAGSSRAGGFGAGHSTCGFGGYGSGFGGIYGGGFGSGRGVGSGFGGAGGFGGAGGFGGPGSFGGPGGFGPGGFPGGIQEVTVNQSLLQPLNVEIDPQIGQVKAQEREQIKTLNNKFASFIDKVRFLEQQNKVLETKWELLQQQTTGSGSGPRSLEPYFESYISFLRKQLDSLLGEKGNLEGELKNMQDLVEDFKKKYEDEINKRTAAENEFVGLKKDVDAAFMNKVELQAKVDSLTDEVSFLRTLYEMELSQMQSHVSDTSVVLSMDNNRCLDLDSIIAEVRAQYEEIAQRSKAEAEALYQTKLGELQTTAGRHGDDLRNTKSEITELNRMIQRLRAEIENVKKQNANLQTAIAEAEQRGEMALKDANAKLQDLQAALQKAKDDLARLLRDYQELMNVKLALDVEIATYRKLLEGEECRMSGECPSAVCISVVSNVTSTSGSSGSSRGIFGGVSGSGGYRGSSRSSSSSSGYGVSGGGSSGYGGVSGGSSSGYGGVSSGSAGGRGSSGGYQSSSSGSRLGGAGSISGSHSGMGSSSGSVQTSGGSGYKSGGGGSTNLRFSQTTSSSQHSSTK; translated from the exons GAGAGCCAGGGTTTCTCCGGCCGTTCTGCCGTGGTCTCCAGCAGCAGCAGGATGAGCTGTGTAGCCCGCTCTGGGGGAGCTGGCGGAGGGGCCTGTGGCTTCCGGAGCGGAGCAGGTGGCTTTGGCAGTCGCAGCCTCTATAACCTGGGTGGCAACAAGAGCATCTCCATCAGCGTGGCCGCTGGTAGCTCCCGAGCTGGTGGCTTTGGTGCAGGGCATAGCACCTGTGGCTTTGGAGGTTATGGAAGTGGCTTTGGGGGCATCTATGGTGGTGGCTTTGGTAGTGGCAGAGGAGTAGGTAGTGGCTTTGGAGGGGCTGGTGGCTTTGGAGGGGCTGGTGGCTTTGGTGGGCCTGGCAGCTTTGGCGGTCCTGGTGGCTTTGGCCCTGGGGGCTTTCCCGGGGGAATTCAGGAAGTGACCGTCAACCAGAGCCTCCTGCAGCCCCTCAATGTGGAGATCGACCCCCAGATTGGGCAAGTAAAGGCCCAGGAGCGggagcagatcaagaccctcaacaacaagtttgcCTCCTTCATCGACAAG GTTCGGTTCCTGGAACAGCAGAACAAAGTCCTGGAGACCAAGTGGGAACTGCTCCAGCAGCAGACCACAGGCTCCGGTTCAGGGCCCAGGAGCCTGGAGCCTTATTTTGAATCCTACATCAGCTTCCTGCGCAAGCAGCTGGATTCACTTCTAGGGGAGAAGGGGAACCTGGAGGGAGAgctgaagaacatgcaggaccTGGTGGAAGACTTCAAAAAGAA GTATGAGGATGAAATCAACAAACGCACTGCGGCAGAGAATGAGTTTGTGGGGCTCAAGAAG GATGTGGATGCGGCTTTCATGAACAAGGTGGAGCTGCAGGCCAAGGTGGACAGCCTGACAGATGAAGTCAGCTTCCTGAGGACCCTCTATGAGATG GAGCTGTCCCAGATGCAGAGCCACGTCAGTGACACGTCcgtggtgctgtccatggacaacaaCCGCTGCCTGGACCTGGACAGCATCATTGCTGAGGTCCGTGCCCAATACGAGGAGATCGCCCAGAGGAgcaaggctgaggctgaggctctgTACCAGACCAAG CTTGGGGAGCTGCAGACCACAGCTGGCAGGCACGGGGATGACCTGAGGAACACCAAAAGTGAGATCACGGAGCTCAACAGGATGATCCAGAGGCTACGGGCTGAGATTGAAAATGTCAAGAAGCAG AATGCCAACCTACAGACGGCAATTGCAGAGGCTGAGCAGCGTGGAGAGATGGCCCTCAAGGATGCCAACGCCAAGCTCCAAGACTTGCAAGCAGCCCTACAGAAGGCCAAGGATGACCTGGCTCGGCTCCTGCGTGActaccaggagctgatgaatgtcAAGCTGGCCCTGGATGTGGAGATTGCCACCTACCGCAAGCTGCTGGAGGGCGAGGAGTGCAG gATGTCTGGAGAGTGTCCGAGTGCTGTGTGCATTT CAGTGGTCAGCAATGTCACCAGCACAAGTGGCAGCTCTGGCAGTAGCCGTGGAATTTTTGGAGGGGTCAGTGGCAGTGGTGGCTacagaggcagcagcaggagcagcagcagcagcagtggttATGGAGTCAGTGGCGGCGGCAGCAGTGGCTATGGAGGAGTCAGTGGCGGCAGCAGCAGTGGCTACGGAGGGGTCAGCAGTGGCAGCGCCGGGGGCAGGGGCAGCAGTGGGGGCTACCAGAGCAGCAGTAGTGGGAGCAGGCTCGGTGGTGCAGGTAGCATCTCCGGGAGCCACAGTGGAATGGGCTCCAGCTCTGGCAGCGTCCAGACTTCTGGAGGCAGTGGCTACAAGTCTGGTGGTGGAGGCAGCACCAATCTCCGCTTCTCCCAGACCACCAGCTCAAGCCAGCATAGCTCCACCAAGTGA